From a region of the Impatiens glandulifera chromosome 4, dImpGla2.1, whole genome shotgun sequence genome:
- the LOC124936365 gene encoding protein TIFY 10A-like: MSTSSDFADSGRYFGKKPAKSPEKSKVSQTCNLLSKYLKENGSLGDLGIGIMRCPPAIEKLPTTMNLFPMAGDSNLSDEKKLESETAPMTIFYGEKVMVFNDFSTEKFNEIMALVSKENSQYQRINNFSSRPSTPVQITAVDPNSNDNLLPRRLPHRVVADLSMARKTSLTRFFEKRKDRIIARAPYSINKPTISPSDATNAKGWLGLGP; this comes from the exons ATGTCGACTTCATCGGATTTCGCCGATTCTGGGAGGTATTTTGGCAAGAAGCCGGCTAAGTCGCCGGAGAAATCCAAAGTCTCTCAAACCTGTAATCTTTTAAGCAAATACTTGAAAGAGAATGGCTCCCTCGGCGATCTCGGAATCGGAATCATGcgat GTCCACCGGCGATAGAGAAATTACCGACGACTATGAATCTGTTTCCAATGGCAGGAGATTCCAATTTAAG TGatgaaaagaaattggaatCAGAAACAGCGCCAATGACGATTTTCTACGGCGAGAAAGTGATGGTGTTCAATGATTTTTCTACTGAGaagtttaatgaaattatgGCGTTAGTTAGTAAAGAGAATTCTCAATATCAGAGAATTAATAACTTCTCTTCAAGGCCTTCTACTCCGGTTCAAATAACCGCTGTTGATCCAAATTCTAACGATAATTTGCTTCCCCGACGTCTTCCTCATCGTGTCGTCGCCG ATCTATCAATGGCGAGGAAGACTTCGTTGACCCGTTTCTTTGAGAAGAGAAAGGATAG GATAATTGCACGAGCACCCTACAGTATTAACAAACCAACCATTTCTCCATCTGATGCAACCAATGCAAAAGGGTGGCTCGGTTTGGGTCCTTGA
- the LOC124936828 gene encoding pollen receptor-like kinase 3 — MLSIRLLPLLLLFSPSLSLTDNDALLKLKKSFTGNTNALITWKPNTNPCLTKWTGVMCQQNVINGLLLPGIGLSGTIDIDALLQLTGLRRLSLTENSFSGPIPDFNRLGSLKALLLTRNKFSGEIPPDYFKKMGSLKKVWLSGNNFSGKIPDSLGQIPTLMELHLENNHFSGPIPPLPQASLLQLNVSYNSLTGPIPDNLSKFPLQSYEGNLNLCGNPLTQVCSPDAVIPQSADPTVGTPSRSWKIIVWFLGLVFVILAIVIIVNGATKPKNEFKQLPKDNVKDKTEVRVHSSTKKGAMGPTLSSRKGSTRKGSQKGPIDLVIVNESKGIFGLADLMKASAEVLGGGGLGSTYKAVMSNGVSVVVKRIREMNKFTRDAFDIEIRRLVAVKHPNLLPILSYHYRKDEKLFVTEYMARGNLLYLLHGDRGASHAGLTWPVRLNIIKGIASGMKHLHGEFSSSELPHGNLKSSNVVIDQSFEPLLTDYAMYPLMNNNNQAFQSMFAWKSPEAILHQQVSQKSDVYCFGIVILEIVSGKFPSQYLSNQKGGIDVVQWARSAEADKKEKELIDPELANDVNCPIEQIVKVIRIGTNCVENEHAKRIDMKEVLRRIQEV; from the exons ATGCTCTCAATTCGTCTCCTCCCCCTTCTTCTCCTTTTCTCTCCATCTCTTTCTTTAACAGACAATGATGCATTACTCAAACTCAAGAAATCCTTCACCGGTAACACAAATGCTCTTATCACATGGAAACCCAACACCAATCCTTGTCTAACCAAATGGACAGGAGTCATGTGTCAACAAAATGTCATCAATGGTTTACTTCTACCCGGTATAGGTCTCTCAGGGACTATTGACATTGATGCTCTCCTTCAACTAACTGGTCTCCGGCGACTCAGTTTAACTGAAAACTCATTCTCCGGTCCGATACCTGATTTCAATCGGTTAGGATCTCTCAAAGCTTTACTCCTCACGAGAAACAAATTCTCCGGTGAAATCCCGCcggattatttcaaaaaaatggGTTCTTTAAAGAAAGTTTGGTTATCCGGGAATAATTTCTCAGGGAAAATACCTGATTCATTGGGACAAATACCAACCTTAATGGAACTTCATCTTGAAAACAATCATTTCTCTGGACCAATTCCACCTCTTCCTCAAGCATCCTTATTGCAACTCAATGTTTCATATAATTCCTTAACCGGACCAATCCCCGACAACTTGTCGAAGTTCCCGTTGCAATCATACGAGGGAAATCTTAATCTTTGTGGAAACCCACTTACCCAAGTTTGCTCTCCGGATGCCGTGATTCCCCAATCAGCAGATCCCACGGTGGGAACACCCTCCCGGAGTTGGAAAATCATAGTTTGGTTTTTAGGGttagtatttgttattttggcTATAGTAATAATTGTTAACGGAGCAACCAAACCTAAAAATGAATTCAAACAATTACCAAAGGATAATGTGAAAGATAAAACTGAGGTTCGTGTACATAGTTCGACTAAAAAAGGGGCCATGGGCCCGACTCTTTCTAGTCGAAAAGGAAGTACACGAAAAGGGTCTCAAAAAGGACCTATTGATCTTGTGATCGTGAACGAATCCAAGGGGATATTTGGTTTGGCTGATTTAATGAAAGCCTCCGCCGAAGTTCTTGGTGGTGGAGGCTTAGGGTCGACGTATAAAGCCGTGATGTCTAATGGGGTGTCGGTTGTGGTGAAGAGGATACGGGAAATGAATAAATTTACTCGTGACGCGTTTGATATTGAGATTAGGAGACTCGTCGCGGTTAAACATCCGAATCTTCTTCCTATATTGTCTTACCATTATAGGAAGGATGAGAAATTATTTGTGACCGAGTACATGGCTAGAGGCAACCTTTTGTACCTATTACATg ggGACCGTGGGGCGTCGCATGCGGGGCTTACATGGCCGGTGCGTCTAAACATCATTAAAGGTATTGCGTCGGGGATGAAACATTTGCACGGAGAATTCTCCTCGAGCGAGTTACCACATGGGAATCTAAAATCGAGTAACGTTGTCATCGACCAATCATTCGAGCCACTTCTAACCGATTATGCAATGTACCCTTTAATGAATAACAACAACCAAGCGTTTCAATCCATGTTTGCATGGAAATCGCCCGAGGCGATTCTTcatcaacaagtttcacaaaAGAGCGACGTATACTGTTTTGGGATCGTAATTCTAGAGATTGTGTCGGGAAAATTTCCTTCGCAATACTTGAGTAATCAAAAGGGTGGGATTGACGTTGTTCAATGGGCGCGATCGGCCGAGGCGGATAAGAAGGAAAAAGAGCTTATCGATCCCGAGTTGGCGAATGATGTGAATTGTCCGATTGAGCAGATAGTGAAGGTGATTAGGATTGGAACGAACTGCGTAGAGAACGAACATGCAAAAAGAATCGATATGAAGGAAGTTTTGAGAAGGATACAAGAAGTTTGA
- the LOC124937022 gene encoding membrane steroid-binding protein 2-like — MGLYSTLSDFIGAYTGLSPAAFFTILAIIVVAYKVVCGMFVSTTDHSAVRRENPYAFLDPVYMGEVTKEELRSYDGSDYKKPLLIAINGQVFDVSRSRRYFGPGGPYASFAGRDARGRDASRVLALMSYPKDRTGNIKGLGEIHPEILLNWEFKFKETYVQVGQLVG, encoded by the exons ATGGGGTTGTATTCGACTTTGAGCGATTTTATCGGCGCGTACACAGGTCTATCTCCGGCAGCATTCTTCACGATACTAGCCATAATAGTTGTTGCTTACAAGGTTGTATGCGGAATGTTCGTGTCGACAACCGATCACTCCGCCGTTCGCCGTGAGAACCCCTACGCTTTTCTCGACCCCGTTTATATGGGTGAAGTCACCAAGGAGGAACTCAGATCATACGATGGATCTGATTATAAGAAGCCTTTGCTTATCGCTATCAATGGTCAGGTTTTCGACGTATCACGCTCTAG GAGGTATTTTGGACCTGGCGGGCCATATGCTTCATTTGCAGGCAGGGATGCAAGAGGCAGGGATGCAAGCAGAGTCTTAGCTCTCATGTCCTATCCAAAAGACCGAACTGGTAACATTAAGGGTCTCGGTGAGATTCACCCCGAAATCTTATTGAACTGGGAATTCAAATTCAAAGAGACTTATGTTCAAGTTGGGCAGCTTGTTGGATAG